One window of the Lemur catta isolate mLemCat1 chromosome 6, mLemCat1.pri, whole genome shotgun sequence genome contains the following:
- the CBX6 gene encoding chromobox protein homolog 6 has translation MELSAVGERVFAAESIIKRRIRKGRIEYLVKWKGWAIKYSTWEPEENILDSRLIAAFEQKERERELYGPKKRGPKPKTFLLKARAQAEALRISDVHFSVKPSASASSPKLHSSAAVHRLKKDIRRCHRMSRRPLPRPDPQGGSPGLRPPISPFSETVRIINRKVKPREPKRSRIILNLKVIDKGAGGAGTAQGAGALARPKVPSRNRVIGKSKKFSESILRTQIRHMKFGTFALYKPPSAPLSPPPASKADITASPGPGLLLATPAAPYDARSSSSSGCPSPVPQSSSEPDDAPPKLLPETTSPSAPSWREPEVLDLSIPPEPAATSKCVPPDVTAAAGQALPPAPEPTSASSEPETGDWRPEMSPCSNVVVTDVTSNLLTVTIKEFCNPEDFEKVAAGVAGAAGGGSSGGASK, from the exons ATGGAGCTGTCTGCAGTGGGCGAACGGGTCTTCGCGGCCGAATCCATCATCAAACGGCGGATCCGAAAG GGCCGCATCGAGTACCTGGTGAAATGGAAGGGGTGGGCGATCAA GTACAGCACTTGGGAGCCCGAGGAGAACATCCTGGACTCGCGGCTCATCGCAGCCTTCGAGCAGAA GGAGAGGGAGCGTGAGCTGTATGGGCCCAAGAAGAGGGGACCCAAACCCAAAACTTTCCTCCTGAAG GCACGGGCCCAGGCCGAGGCCCTGCGCATCAGCGATGTGCATTTCTCTGTCAAGCCAAGCGCCAGCGCCTCCTCGCCCAAGCTGCACTCCAGCGCAGCCGTGCACCGGCTCAAGAAGGACATCCGCCGCTGCCACCGCATGTCCCgccgccccctgccccgcccagaCCCCCAGGGGGGCAGCCCCGGCCTGCGCCCCCCCATCTCGCCCTTCTCGGAGACGGTGCGCATCATCAACCGCAAGGTGAAGCCTCGGGAGCCCAAGCGCAGCCGCATCATCCTGAACCTGAAGGTGATCGACAAGGGCGCAGGAGGAGCGGGCACCGCACAGGGAGCCGGGGCGCTGGCCCGCCCCAAAGTGCCCTCAAGGAACCGCGTCATCGGCAAGAGCAAGAAGTTCAGCGAGAGCATCCTGCGCACCCAGATCCGCCACATGAAGTTCGGCACCTTCGCGCTGTACAAGCCCCCATCTGCccctctgtctcccccacctGCCAGCAAGGCTGACATCACTGCCTCCCCGGGCCCTGGGCTGCTCCTGGCCACCCCCGCTGCCCCCTATGACGCCCGCAGCTCCAGTTCCTCTGGCTGCCCCTCACCAGTACCGCAGTCCTCCTCTGAGCCTGATGACGCGCCCCCCAAGCTACTCCCCGAGACCACAAGCCCATCTGCCCCCAGCTGGCGTGAGCCCGAGGTGCTCGACCTGTCCATCCCTCCTGAGCCGGCAGCCACCAGCAAGTGCGTGCCCCCTGATGTCACTGCTGCCGCTGGCCAGgcacttcccccagcccctgagcccACCAGTGCCTCCTCTGAGCCTGAGACTGGGGACTGGCGCCCGGAGATGTCACCCTGCTCCAATGTGGTTGTCACCGATGTCACCAGCAACCTCCTGACCGTCACTATCAAGGAGTTCTGCAACCCTGAGGATTTCGAGAAGGTGGCTGCGGGTGTAGCAGGTGCTGCAGGTGGAGGTAGCAGCGGTGGGGCGAGCAAGTGA